Proteins from a genomic interval of Candidatus Babela massiliensis:
- a CDS encoding DMT family transporter, producing MILVILLHALFALTFPLAKIAVSSSEPLFFTGVRMILGGSLLLAYQYYRDKKVFFDVKKYWSYIVGLAFFNVFLTNATEYWSLKYLTSAKASFIYSICPFISAILSYFLFSEKITKKKLLGMAIGATGFLLILLNDTHLEEQSGSMWFLSWAELVMIVAAFATVYGWIIMRQLINKSPSSLLAANGYSMVLGSIFSFVASYFFDNQKALIVDSQNFLLSLFSIVFLSNIVCYNLYAYLLKKYTATFISFVGFIEPLFAAFYGYLLLGETISSQFFLASLIVLIGLYVFYSEELRQGYIASN from the coding sequence ATGATCTTGGTAATTTTACTTCATGCATTATTTGCACTTACTTTTCCTTTGGCAAAAATAGCTGTCAGTAGCTCTGAACCTTTGTTTTTTACAGGAGTTCGTATGATTTTGGGGGGTTCACTATTACTTGCTTATCAATATTATAGAGATAAAAAAGTTTTTTTTGATGTTAAGAAATATTGGTCTTATATAGTAGGTCTTGCTTTTTTTAACGTATTTTTAACAAATGCTACTGAATATTGGTCATTAAAATATTTAACATCAGCAAAAGCAAGCTTTATTTATTCAATATGTCCATTTATTTCTGCAATATTATCTTACTTTTTATTTTCTGAAAAAATAACAAAGAAAAAATTATTAGGTATGGCTATAGGAGCGACTGGATTTTTGTTAATATTATTAAATGATACTCATTTAGAGGAACAATCTGGAAGCATGTGGTTTTTATCGTGGGCTGAATTGGTTATGATAGTTGCAGCTTTTGCTACTGTTTATGGTTGGATTATCATGCGTCAACTGATAAATAAAAGTCCTTCTTCATTATTGGCTGCCAATGGTTATAGCATGGTTTTAGGGTCAATTTTTTCTTTTGTAGCTTCTTATTTTTTTGATAATCAGAAAGCTCTTATAGTTGATAGTCAAAATTTCTTACTAAGTTTATTTAGTATTGTTTTTTTATCTAATATTGTTTGTTATAACCTTTATGCTTATCTCTTAAAGAAATATACAGCAACTTTTATATCGTTTGTCGGATTTATTGAACCGTTATTTGCTGCATTTTATGGATATCTGCTTTTAGGGGAAACTATATCCAGTCAGTTTTTCTTAGCATCTTTAATAGTACTTATAGGATTATATGTATTTTATAGTGAAGAGCTAAGGCAAGGTTATATTGCAAGCAATTGA